A segment of the Vibrio sp. 16 genome:
GTCGAACCAGTTGCATGAAATGGGCGTTAAAACAATAGATTAAATTAACTCACAAAACAAAAAGAGCCATCAGCATAACGGCTAATGGCTCTTAAATTTATGATGTTTGTCAACTTGGAATGCTAAATCAATGAAAAATACTGTCGCCCATTTGATCGATAAACATCTGCGCTTTCTTGAGCATAAACTCATCAGCATCAGATTGGCTGGGTAATACATCCGAACGGATAAAGCGATGTGTTTTGACCTCACCATCAATATCCTTGGTAATTCGACCGGCTATGCGAAACTGGCCGTTTTCTGATATCGCCTCTTGGTAGATAAGAAATCCTTTATACTCGATCGGCTCTACTTGTGCGGGTTGATCAGGTTTCTTTCCACCGAATAAGCGCGAGAATAGTCCCACAGATGTCTCCTTGTTTTACTTGTTTTCTTTGCTAAGGATGGGCTTTTCGAACCACTCTAGTTCGATGTCGTCATCGAAGTTTGGTTTGCTGAAGATAACTGGCACGTCATCATCACGATTTTTCCTTCTGTCGTCAATGACCATGGTTTTGGCTGCGATAACGGCATTGAGGGCATACTCTTTCAATGTTACCAGCCTTTCTTCTGGCAGTGCTGATAGA
Coding sequences within it:
- a CDS encoding HlyU family transcriptional regulator codes for the protein MGLFSRLFGGKKPDQPAQVEPIEYKGFLIYQEAISENGQFRIAGRITKDIDGEVKTHRFIRSDVLPSQSDADEFMLKKAQMFIDQMGDSIFH
- a CDS encoding late competence development ComFB family protein yields the protein MQISVDVHNYMETLVGQVLAQPEYSEHFSHEQLADLACLALSQLRPVYIRHDIDFLSALPEERLVTLKEYALNAVIAAKTMVIDDRRKNRDDDVPVIFSKPNFDDDIELEWFEKPILSKENK